Proteins from a genomic interval of Aspergillus flavus chromosome 7, complete sequence:
- a CDS encoding putative NADH-ubiquinone oxidoreductase 21 kDa subunit (NADH-ubiquinone oxidoreductase subunit): MATDFKTVLAPPKRANSDYPLIDSDPHLRRVFGYARPSDYAIAGGAAAASPLAFWAMERVSPSHVGRGGFAPVMRLATAIGLIGGLHVLYQRSCNRFYGFTENSREVEMDTREMVDKVKRGESLYGTSKVSAYLQGVAARNSRYSELFIHVLPWFNIVNHDQHGVDTAKYYQQAERELEAERLAKAGSA; encoded by the exons ATGGCCACTGATTTCAAGACGGTTCTTGCCCCTCCAAAACGGGCTAATTCCGACTATCCG TTGATTGATTCCGACCC GCACCTGCGACGAGTTTTTGGATATGCGAGACCTTCTGATTATGCTATTGCTGGCGGAGCAGCTGCCGCTTCGCCACTAGCATTCTGGGCCATGGAAAGGGTGAGCCCATCTCATGTTGGTAGAGGAGGTTTCGCCCCTGTGATGCGGCTAGCAACAGCAATCGGCCTTATTGGAGGTCTCCATGTGCTCTACCAAAGATCTTGCA ATCGCTTCTATGGTTTCACCGAGAATTCGAGGGAAGTTGAGATGGATACAAGAGAAATGGTTGACAAGGTCAAGAGAGGTGAATCTCTGTATGGCACCTCGAAGGTGTCTGCTTATCTGCAAGGAGTCGCGGCCAGGAACTCGCGGTATTCAGAGTTATTCATTCATGTTCTTCCCTGGTTCAACATTGTAAATCATGATCAG CATGGCGTGGACACAGCTAAGTACTATCAGCAAGCTGAGCGTGAGCTCGAAGCCGAGCGTTTGGCGAAGGCTGGTTCTGCGTGA
- a CDS encoding chromosome segregation in meiosis protein 3, giving the protein MEQDSHLDIQQGLQSQTANDLFDYDVGLDELLQRAPTASSINAPTGDSGLGLGLDEEVKVARKRQPVAKLDETRLRRTAKQKLKFKGKGHEFSDVARLLQFYQLWLDDLFPRAKFADGLTIIEKLGHHKRLQVMRREWIEEEKPRARMDDTGQDLQADGSSLPVAVTTKSHHAVDAHVFSSHSVGHGKIDKELSTEQSDVPAQGLFMPHDSNNHRAITRDVPEDGDELEILLREQQCDEATAKSLSTFTDLDADLDGMEAMEEFNILTPT; this is encoded by the exons ATGGAACAAGACAGTCATTTGGATATACAACAAGGCTTGCAGTCGCAAACTGCGAACGATCTCTTTGACTACGATGTCGGCTTGGATGAGTTATTACAGCGCGCGCCAACCGCGTCAAGTATAAATGCACCCACAGGCGATTCTGGGTTAGGTCTTGGGCTTGATGAGGAAGTCAAGGTTGCTAGAAAACGACAGCCAGTCGCTAAACTAGACGAAACACG GTTACGTCGCACGGCCAAACAGAAGTTGAAGTTCAAAGGAAAGGGTCATGAG TTTTCTGACGTGGCCCGCTTATTACAGTTCTATCAATTGTGGCTTGATGATCTCTTCCCTCGTGCAAAGTTCGCTGATGGTCTAACTATCATCGAAAAACTCGGCCATCATAAACGCCTACAGGTTATGCGCAGAGAATGGAtagaagaggagaagccaAGAGCCCGGATGGATGACACAGGACAAGATTTACAAGCAGACGGGTCGAGCTTGCCGGTTGCGGTAACTACTAAAAGTCATCATGCTGTCGATGCGCACGTATTTTCATCTCATAGCGTTGGGCATGGCAAAATCGATAAGGAACTATCGACCGAGCAATCAGATGTCCCTGCTCAGGGGTTATTCATGCCTCATGATAGCAACAACCACCGTGCGATCACACGAGACGTTCCTGAAGACGGTGACGAATTAGAAATCCTTTTGAGGGAGCAGCAGTGCGATGAAGCTACAGCTAAGAGTCTCTCGACCTTTACTGATTTGGACGCCGACCTTGATGGAATGGAGGCCATGGAAGAATTCAACATCTTAACTCCGACATGA
- a CDS encoding putative Ran exchange factor Prp20/Pim1 has protein sequence MPPKKSTSKASAKPSKSTTNTNKASATKTAAKERPAKASASKSKGGDARTKTTKAARTTAPKRKAEAVEEPIREIKKARVVEPRVTKQKPKVVINHAPTTRLNVYVCGEGSSGELGLGPERNAVDVKRPRLNPYLSADKVGVVQVAVGGMHCVALTHDNKILTWGVNDQGALGRDTTWDGGYKEVEDNKSDADSDSDDDPALNPYESTPTAIPSDTFPESTVFVEVAAGDSSSFALTEDGQVYGWGTFRSNDGILGFDSTHTVQPTPTLIPSLKKIKHLVCGDNHALALDERGAVFSWGSGQQNQLGRRIIERNRLNGLQPREFGLPKNIIHVGSGAFHSFAVHQSGKVYAWGLNSFGETGIQAGAGGDEAAIVHPTIVDSLSGKNISQVCGGAHHSIAVADGEQCLVWGRLDGFQTGLKVDTLPEEAVIKDERGRPRILIEPTPVPGIKASTVAAGSDHSIAIDTDGRPWSWGFSATYQTGQGTSDDIEVATIVENTAVRGKKLNWAGAGGQFSVFTEPVAL, from the exons ATGCCGCCTAAAAAGAGCACGTCCAAAGCTTCTGCGAAGCCATCCAAAAGCACCACAAATACAAATAAGGCTTCTGCCACAAAAACTGCAGCAAAGGAACGGCCTGCGAAAGCTAGCGCATCCAAGTCTAAAGGCGGCGATGCGCGCACAAAGACTACTAAAGCTGCGCGCACAACAGCCCCCAAACGTAAAGCTGAAGCTGTTGAGGAGCCTATTCGCGAAATCAAAAAGGCACGCGTTGTCGAACCTCGTGTTACAAAGCAAAAGCCGAAAGTGGTTATCAACCATGCCCCGACGACTCGACTTAATGTTTACGTTTGTGGTGAAGGCAGCTCAGGTGAACTTGGCCTTGGACCGGAAAGGAATGCCGTCGATGTAAAGCGGCCACGTCTTAATCCTTACCTGTCAGCAGATAAGGTTGGTGTAGTGCAGGTCGCTGTTGGTGGTATGCATTGCGTCGCTCTCACCCATGATAACAAGATCCTTACCTGGGGTGTGAATGACCAAGGTGCGCTTGGAAGGGATACTACGTGGGATGGAGGCTACAAAGAGGTTGAAGATAACAAGAGTGATGCCGACTCAGACTCAGATGATGATCCGGCTCTCAACCCATACGAGTCAACCCCAACTGCTATTCCCTCTGATACTTTCCCTGAAAGTACTGTTTTCGTTGAAGTTGCTGCCGGGGATAGCTCGAGTTTCGCCCTCACAGAAGACGGCCAAGTATACGGCTGGGGCACGTTCAGA AGTAACGATGGTATCTTGGGATTCGATAGTACTCATACAGTCCAACCGACTCCAACTTTAATTCCCTCgctgaagaagataaagcATCTGGTATGCGGCGATAACCATGCCCTCGCCTTGGATGAGAGGGGTGCTGTCTTCTCCTGGGGGTCCGGTCAACAGAACCAGTTAGGACGTCGCATTATCGAGCGAAATCGATTGAACGGCCTTCAGCCACGTGAATTTGGCCTGCCCAAGAACATTATACATGTCGGGAGTGGCGCGTTCCATTCATTTGCTGTCCATCAATCCGGGAAGGTTTATGCTTGGGGCCTGAATAGTTTTGGAGAGACGGGTATTCAGGCGGGTGCTGGTGGTGACGAGGCTGCTATTGTTCATCCTACTATTGTTGACTCATTGTCAGGGAAAAATATTAGTCAAGTTTGTGGTGGTGCTCATCACTCgattgctgttgctgatggCGAGCAATGCCTCGTATGGGGTCGGTTAGATGGTTTCCAGACAGGTTTGAAAGTCGATACACTTCCTGAGGAAGCCGTTATCAAAGATGAACGTGGGCGACCCCGGATCTTGATCGAACCTACCCCTGTTCCAGGAATTAAAGCAAGCACTGTCGCAGCTGGATCGGATCATTCGATCGCTATTGATACTGATGGCCGTCCTTGGTCTTGGGGCTTCTCCGCCACCTATCAGACAGGCCAAGGCACTTCGGATGATATTGAGGTGGCAACAATTGTCGAAAACACTGCTGTTCGTGGAAAAAAGCTCAACTGGGCCGGCGCAGGTGGACAGTTTTCAGTATTCACTGAGCCAGTGGCCCTGTGA
- a CDS encoding riboflavin-specific deaminase, producing the protein MGHDYSDVSTTSANSLSSKSDAYPLQNETTVLATPTLESISEKTMEASNHHHTATHNPGSQTSSLESGDGSRPHVASNFHETMAAENETTLRHAGSSESNGNCATAGPSEDAGTPTSYNLINNPPNLARIRQVMFECKDPIEISLEEFETYWPYIDNVWVKQRSNSSKEGHCTTDYYMCRLRRPTHRTSETRPLPEGKRPRKKRVREGGICNFQIKVVRFEGAYSTVTIARTPGSSPIHSHDLDYIDKVKRNSGLMEFARKEAIKGYLPSSIYTKFQEEPEKLIEAGGKFCTVTDVRNVSAKWRIQNPEVKLISHDGYEYQKGHGIVRIRVTDGNCKAPTNPTPPKTYQDSPLPPDTLLFPQFPLDFLEPYLPKYDERRQFPHVTLSYASSMDSKISLLPGMQTVLSGPEAKLMTHYLRSRHDAILIGVGTVLADNPGLNCRLEGAGGFGGLGRMWQPRPVIIDPTGRWPVHPECRMLRTAVEGKGKAPWVVVSPGAQIHPQKLMMLKGYGGDFLRIVEYNQNWRLRWEAILRALASEGVKSVMIEGGGTVLSELLNPEYTEFIDSIIVTVAPTYLGSGGVPVSPDSKRDEQGKPNAALNPREVKWVPLGQNVIMCGRIRAVTTIQAVESNTHSPGS; encoded by the coding sequence ATGGGCCATGACTATTCGGACGTGTCAACCACGAGCGCAAATTCATTATCCTCCAAATCTGACGCATATCCCTTACAAAATGAAACTACTGTACTGGCAACGCCTACCCTGGAGTCAATATCGGAAAAAACGATGGAGGCGAGCAATCACCATCACACTGCAACGCACAATCCCGGCAGTCAAACAAGCTCACTAGAGTCTGGAGATGGCTCAAGGCCCCACGTTGCTTCAAATTTTCATGAAACTATGGCAGCTGAGAATGAGACCACTTTACGACACGCTGGATCAAGTGAGTCGAATGGCAATTGTGCCACTGCTGGCCCCTCGGAGGATGCGGGCACTCCAACTAGTTACAACCTTATAAACAACCCGCCAAACCTCGCAAGAATACGACAAGTGATGTTTGAGTGCAAAGATCCAATCGAGATTAGCCTCGAGGAATTTGAAACATACTGGCCATACATCGATAATGTGTGGGTTAAGCAAAGGTCCAACTCCAGCAAAGAAGGCCACTGCACAACGGACTACTATATGTGTCGTCTACGACGCCCAACACATCGCACATCCGAGACTCGACCTCTACCAGAGGGTAAGCGTCCTCGGAAAAAGAGGGTACGTGAGGGTGGTATCTGCAACTTTCAGATTAAAGTTGTGCGCTTCGAAGGAGCCTATTCCACGGTGACTATCGCAAGAACACCTGGAAGCAGCCCTATACACTCGCATGACCTTGATTACATTGACAAAGTAAAGCGTAATTCGGGGCTTATGGAATTTGCTCGCAAAGAGGCCATTAAAGGGTATTTGCCTTCGTCTATATACACGAAGTTCCAGGAAGAACCTGAGAAGCTTATCGAAGCAGGGGGGAAATTCTGCACTGTCACGGACGTCCGCAATGTCTCTGCGAAATGGAGAATACAAAACCCGGAAGTTAAACTCATATCCCATGATGGATATGAATACCAGAAGGGCCATGGCATTGTGAGGATAAGGGTTACTGATGGTAACTGTAAAGCACCAAccaatccaacaccaccaaaaacGTATCAGGATTCTCCCCTACCGCCAGACACGCTCCTGTTCCCTCAGTTTCCTTTAGATTTTCTCGAACCCTATCTCCCAAAATATGACGAGAGACGTCAGTTTCCGCACGTTACTTTGTCATATGCATCATCCATGGATTCCAAAATATCACTGCTCCCAGGAATGCAGACAGTGCTTTCTGGGCCGGAGGCAAAATTGATGACGCATTACCTAAGGTCACGCCATGATGCTATTTTGATAGGTGTCGGGACTGTGCTGGCTGATAACCCGGGCTTGAATTGTAGGCTGGAAGGTGCAGGAGGGTTTGGCGGTCTTGGGCGAATGTGGCAACCGCGGCCGGTCATAATCGACCCGACAGGGCGATGGCCCGTTCATCCCGAATGCAGAATGCTGCGGACAGCGGTTGAAGGGAAAGGCAAGGCACCATGGGTGGTTGTATCACCAGGGGCCCAAATCCACCCTCAGAAATTGATGATGCTGAAAGGGTACGGAGGTGACTTTCTCCGAATTGTGGAGTATAATCAAAATTGGCGTTTGCGCTGGGAAGCCATTTTACGCGCCTTGGCGTCGGAGGGGGTCAAAAGTGTGATGATTGAAGGTGGTGGGACTGTGTTGAGCGAGCTGTTGAACCCCGAATATACGGAATTTATTGACTCTATCATTGTAACTGTCGCGCCGACATATCTGGGCAGTGGCGGGGTGCCAGTAAGTCCGGATTCAAAGCGTGATGAACAAGGAAAGCCCAATGCTGCCCTCAACCCGAGGGAGGTGAAATGGGTGCCGCTCGGGCAAAATGTTATAATGTGTGGAAGAATCCGTGCTGTGACCACTATCCAAGCTGTTGAATCCAATACTCACAGCCCAGGGTCGTGA
- a CDS encoding nuclear pore complex protein An-Nic96 (cullin protein) encodes MASTSSNSLFGGGALGATTQPSALFTTNSPMNSVGNTFTQGQSTGSLFSGQPQPQQQSNPSSNLGQSQMQANVTQSSRPPNQSTQPAFFNSLLERGKKRPLSTIGRSSNYEELPSLQLGLDDIRRKARELGNGGTKGPQHIQNSKAHYLLAASGVSPGHTLRDLRSLDHQALVSGPTKEQESFDPDNQKFLRNIQQRGRHAMIAESLTRIHRDFDIFLEEKVDLDWEEQRRRIFQHFGLAQKDDNTGDGRGAFGRSMRQSKQQLGATSSDTAPGVTHRSVFGRSGMEKSVIGVPGTGTASRRFFEAPIERSEASGTQSSDLHFLREKMGRYADKVQLLNSARLQAHTFPILHEFSEVESHVGGDVPRQLFDAYHALISIVQETPNIVNTSDPGALKERQFSEDYLEEAPASRRAISLRKRIVDGSRTFLENLFYNEVESVIAKNPREAQLGGIPTVINKIRAYIRLRAVRKDLAPDGTELQMVGQDYCWILIFYLLRCGFITEAAEYVSQDPGFRSLDHKFVTYMTTYAQNRRLPRDLQQKINGEYQQRSRNAPDNTVDPYRMACYKIIGRCDLSRRRLEGVNQSVEDWMWLQFSLAREDDRVEEVAGDVFGLEDIQTDIAEIGQRVFGKGQEGPGGYGTFFLLQILGGMFEQAVSYLGSYAPVSAVHFAIALAYYGLLRVSDFYTSGEEILSFTVKQYPQINFGYLVIQYTKEFRTGLVEAAIDYFSLLCLNADLPGSLGKSQASVCHEALREYILETREFARLLGDVRSDGTRVKGLIEQRIGLIKLVDQEEFLKTITVQAAAVADDKGLITDAVLLYHLAEDYDRVIDIINRALSDSVAVELGGPSLKLQPLQPRTKQQDAQASGQEALREPGSSLSLTAVEDPVALARNIISIYNMNALYYQRIRPVNRDACGLLLQMMEAKAEVEAGKWTPALDAINALNILPLRARGSVPYIRSAAQAFSSFPTMISRNIGHVVMWSITCIGHERERLRSGTYENEIRQSLADELLVMAKDLMIFSGMVKYKLPPRVYETLARAGAEIGAY; translated from the exons ATGGCATCCACAAGCTCAAATTCATTATTTGGAGGGGGTGCACTGGGAGCCACCACACAGCCATCGGCCCTCTTTACGACGAATAGCCCTATGAATTCTGTAGGGAATACATTCACTCAGGGTCAATCAACTGGATCACTTTTTAGCGGACAGCCGCAACCCCAGCAACAGTCTAACCCATCTTCAAATCTTGGGCAGAGCCAGATGCAGGCTAATGTAACCCAATCCTCACGGCCTCCTAATCAATCCACGCAGCCAGCGTTTTTCAACAGCTTGTTGGAGCGTGGTAAAAAACGACCACTTTCTACAATAGGGCGAAGCAGCAATTACGAAGAGCTACCTAGTCTTCAATTAGGCCTCGATGATAtccgaagaaaagcaagagaaCTTGGTAATGGTGGAACAAAGGGTCCACAACATATACAGAACAGTAAAGC TCACTATCTCCTTGCTGCATCTGGAGTTTCACCAGGACATACTTTGCGGGATCTTAGATCTTTAGACCACCAAGCCTTGGTATCAGGCCCTACGAAAGAACAGGAGAGTTTTGACCCCGACAATCAAAAGTTTTTGCGCAATATACAACAACGCGGCCGCCATGCAATGATTGCAGAGAGTCTTACTCGTATCCATAGAGATTTCGATATATTCTTGGAGGAAAAGGTCGATTTAGATTGGGAAGAGCAACGACGGAGAATTTTCCAGCATTTCGGTCTGGCACAGAAGGATGATAATACCGGTGATGGAAGAGGCGCGTTCGGTCGTTCTATGCGACAGTCGAAACAACAACTTGGTGCCACATCAAGCGACACCGCCCCAGGCGTCACCCATAGGAGTGTCTTTGGGCGCTCTGGTATGGAGAAATCAGTTATTGGTGTACCCGGCACTGGAACGGCGAGCCGTCGATTCTTTGAAGCCCCGATAGAACGAAGCGAGGCATCCGGGACTCAGTCTTCAGATCTTCATTTCTTACGGGAAAAGATGGGCCGCTATGCGGATAAGGTTCAATTGTTAAACTCCGCTAGACTCCAAGCACATACTTTCCCTATCCTCCACGAATTCTCCGAAGTTGAAAGCCATGTCGGAGGCGAT GTTCCCCGGCAACTCTTTGACGCTTACCATGCGCTGATAAGCATTGTCCAAGAAACTCCAAACATTGTAAACACGTCAGATCCGGGTGCATTGAAGGAACGCCAATTTTCTGAGGATTATCTGGAAGAAGCACCGGCCTCGCGCCGTGCTATTagcttgaggaagaggattgtGGATGGGTCCAGGACGTTTCTCGagaatctattctataatgAAGTTGAAAGTGTGATTGCTAAAAACCCTCGAGAAGCGCAGCTTGGTGGAATACCAACTGTGATCAATAAGATTCGCGCCTATATTCGACTTAGAGCGGTGAGGAAGGATCTCGCTCCCGACGGGACAGAGTTGCAAATGGTTGGTCAAGATTATTGCTGGATCCTCATATTCTATCTTCTCCGGTGTGGGTTCATTACTGAGGCTGCAGAATATGTTAGCCAAGATCCTGGGTTCCGGTCATTGGATCATAAATTCGTGACTTATATGACAACTTACGCACAGAATAGACGTTTACCAAGGGACCTACAGCAAAAAATCAACGGTGAGTATCAACAACGATCACGCAATGCTCCTGATAATACTGTCGATCCTTATCGGATGGCTTGTTACAAGATTATCGGACGCTGTGACCTTAGTCGCCGACGCTTGGAAGGTGTAAACCAAAGTGTTGAAGACTGGATGTGGTTGCAGTTCAGCTTGGCTAGAGAAGATGATCGTGTTGAAGAGGTTGCAGGAGATGTTTTTGGGCTGGAGGATATACAGACAGATATTGCTGAAATCGGGCAGCGAGTTTTCGGGAAGGGCCAAGAGGGACCTGGCGGCTATGGAACTTTTTTCCTCCTACAAATCCTGGGAGGAATGTTTGAACAAGCTGTCTCCTACCTCGGTTCTTACGCCCCAGTCAGCGCTGTGCACTTTGCAATTGCTTTGGCCTACTATGGCCTTTTGCGCGTATCTGATTTTTACACTTCAGGTGAAGAAATTC TATCATTCACTGTGAAACAATATCCACAGATCAACTTCGGCTATCTCGTCATACAATACACAAAGGAATTCCGTACCGGACTCGTGGAGGCAGCAATTGATTACTTCTCCTTGCTTTGCCTTAACGCCGACCTTCCAGGATCCTTAGGAAAGTCTCAAGCCTCGGTGTGTCACGAAGCATTGCGCGAATATATCTTGGAGACCCGGGAATTCGCCAGGTTGCTTGGGGATGTACGTTCCGATGGAACCAGAGTCAAGGGGCTAATCGAACAACGGATTGGCTTGATCAAGTTGGTAGATCAAGAGGAGTTTTTGAAAACCATAACTGTGCAAGCGGCAGCTGTGGCTGATGACAAGGGCTTAATCACGGATGCCGTCCTCTTGTACCATCTCGCTGAAGACTACGATCGTGtgattgatatcatcaacagAGCACTGTCTGATTCTGTGGCTGTCGAACTGGGGGGTCCTTCCTTGAAGCTGCAGCCATTACAACCACGGACAAAACAGCAGGATGCCCAAGCCTCTGGGCAAGAGGCTCTTAGGGAACCTGGCAGTAGCCTCAGCTTGACGGCAGTGGAAGACCCAGTGGCTCTGGCAAGAAACATTATAAGTATTTACAATATGAATGCTCTGTACTACCAACGAATCCGCCCAGTCAATCGTGATGCATGTGGTTTGTTGCTTCAAATGATGGAAGCCAAAGCTGAGGTTGAAGCAGGAAAATGGACTCCAGCTCTGGAT GCCATCAATGCCTTGAATATCCTTCCTCTTCGGGCTAGAGGCTCGGTGCCCTATATCCGAAGCGCAGCTCAAGCATTCTCATCATTTCCCACAATGATCTCTCGCAACATTGGGCATGTGGTAATGTGGAGCATCACATGTATTGGCCATGAAAGAGAACGACTGCGCTCTGGAACATACGAAAATGAAATCAGACAAAGCCTAGCTGATGAGTTACTGGTAATGGCCAAAGATCTTATGATCTTTTCTGGCATGGTGAAGTATAAATTGCCACCCAGAGTCTACGAGACGCTTGCCCGTGCTGGCGCAGAAATCGGGGCATATTAA
- a CDS encoding cytochrome c oxidase assembly protein cox16, mitochondrial (cytochrome c oxidase-assembly factor cox16, mitochondrial precursor) yields the protein MPVFQSKTFRRATTASSSLGERIGETYRARLPKHPFLLFGFPFVMIIVAGSFALTPAAALRYERYDRKVQQLSQEEAMNLGLRGPDGEEGIKRNPRRRIIGDEREEYYRLMAKDLDNWEQKRVQRFKGEPDGKL from the exons ATGCCCGTATTCCAAAGCAAAACGTTCCGTCGTGCTACAACAGCTTCGTCTTCACTCGGGGAGCGGATCGGCGAGACCTACCGCGCTAGATTGCCCAAGCAtccgtttcttctctttgggTTCCCCTTTGTTATGATAATAGTCGCCGGGTCATTTGCTTTGACCCCTGCTGCTGCCCTGAGATATGAACGGTACGATCGCAAGGTGCAGCAATTAAGCCAAGAGGAAGCAATGAATTTAGGGCTGAGAGGGCCAGATGGGGAAGAGGGAATCAAAAGGAACCCTCGAAGACGGATAATTGGAGATGAGAGGGAAGAGTACTAT AGGCTCATGGCCAAAGATTTGGACAACTGGGAGCAGAAAAGGGTGCAAAGATTTAAGGGTGAACCTGATGGGAAATTGTGA
- a CDS encoding ribulose kinase (hypothetical protein AOR_1_32044), producing MSSIAPSMPYRRPSRQGSRQASRDSRDDIHFHIDHYIGIDVGTGSARACIIDGKGDIVGLASENIGLWQPQQGYYEQSTNDIWRCICVAVQRAISQHNIDPETVRGIGFDATCSLSVFSNVTDEPISVTGPNFDSDRNVILWLDHRPVEETEKVNSTNHNLLRYVGGKMSIEMEIPKVLWLKNHMPKDLFDQCKFYDLADALTHIATGNEKRSFCSVVCKQGYVPVGVDGSVKGWQEDFLAEIGLGDLTQEDFKRMGGVDGVNGDYLSAGELAGTLCEKAASELGLPSGIAIGSGVIDAYAGWVGTVGAKVDLGSEQLSSNAAKNDKTQAFSRLAAVAGTSTCHLAMSPNPVFVPGVWGPYRDTIQPGYWMAEGGQSATGELLKYVIETHPAFNQAVSIAESYNANIYEYLNEHLKEMAHEQQAPSVAYLARHFFFYGDLWGNRSPIADSGMTGSVIGLTSNKSVDGLAIYYYATLEFIALQTRHIVETMNKAGHSLTSIFMSGSQCQNEILVGLIASACGMPVLIPRYIHAAVCHGAAMLGAKAASADADGKTEDLWEIMDRMSKPGKKVVPTNNATEKALLDVKYKVFLEQCYKQQEYRSLVDNAVSSWKST from the exons ATGTCATCCATAGCACCTTCGATGCCCTACCGCCGACCGTCGCGACAGGGCTCTAGACAGGCATCTAGAGATAGCAGAGACGACATCCATTTTCACATAGACCATTACATCGGTATCGATGTTGGCACCGGCAGTGCCCGTGCTTGTATCATCGATGGCAAAGGGGATATTGTTGGTTTGGCATCAGAGAATATTGGCCTTTGGCAGCCACAACAGGGATACTAT GAACAATCTACAAATGATATATGGCGGTGTATATGTGTAGCTGTCCAGCGCGCTATTAGCCAGCACAACATCGACCCAGAAACCGTACGTGGGATTGGCTTTGATGCAACATGTTCGTTGTCGGTGTTCTCCAACGTTACCGACGAACCTATATCTGTGACGGGACCCAATTTCGATTCGGATCGCAATGTCATCCTTTGGCTAGATCATCGCCCGGTGGAGGAGACGGAAAAGGTTAATTCTACCAATCATAACTTGCTTCGTTACGTTGGTGGGAAAATGTCCATTGAAATGGAGATTCCCAAGGTCCTGTGGCTGAAAAATCATATGCCCAAAGATCTGTTCGACCAGTGCAAGTTCTATGATCTGGCGGATGCACTGACCCATATCGCAACTGGCAATGAGAAGAGAAGTTTCTGTAGCGTTGTTTGTAAGCAAGGATACGTCCCAGTTGGGGTGGATGGAAGTGTCAAAGGTTGGCAAGAAGATTTCTTGGCCGAAATAGGCCTTGGGGACCTCACTCAAGAGGACTTTAAGCGAATGGGAGGTGTTGATGGGGTG AACGGCGATTACCTAAGTGCTGGAGAGCTGGCTGGAACCCTTTGTGAAAAGGCGGCCTCCGAATTGGGGTTACCCTCAGGTATTGCTATAGGGAGTGGAGTCATCGACGCTTATGCAGGTTGGGTTGGTACTGTTGGTGCTAAAGTCGACCTCGGATCCGAGCAGCTAAGCTCAAATGCCGCGAAGAACGATAAGACGCAAGCCTTTTCACGCCTAGCAGCCGTTGCCGGTACCTCGACCTGCCATCTTGCAATGTCTCCAAACCCTGTATTTGTCCCTGGTGTTTGGGGCCCCTATCGTGACACGATTCAACCGGGATATTGGATGGCGGAAGGCGGGCAGTCCGCGACTGGGGAGCTCCTCAAATACGTCATTGAGACTCACCCAGCCTTCAATCAGGCGGTCTCGATCGCTGAATCCTATAATGCCAATATTTACGAGTACTTGAACGAACACTTGAAAGAAATGGCACACGAACAGCAAGCCCCAAGTGTGGCTTACCTGGCTCgccactttttcttctatGGCGATCTATGGGGTAACCGTTCTCCGATTGCAGACTCGGGAATGACTGGCTCCGTGATTGGCCTTACAAGTAACAAGTCTGTGGACGGGCTCGCTATCTATTACTATGCTACGCTCGAGTTTATCGCTTTGCAGACGCGCCACATCGTCGAGACCATGAACAAGGCTGGTCATAGCCTTACTTCTATCTTCATGTCCGGATCTCAGTGTCAGAATGAGATCTTGGTCGGCCTCATCGCGTCAGCCTGCGGCATGCCTGTTCTTATTCCCCGGTACATCCACGCTGCCGTCTGCCATGGCGCAGCCATGTTGGGTGCCAAGGCTGCCAGTGCTGATGCTGACGGCAAAACAGAAGATCTATGGGAGATAATGGATCGGATGAGCAAGCCAGGGAAGAAGGTTGTCCCAACAAACAATGCGACTGAGAAGGCTTTGCTTGATGTCAAATACAAGGTATTTCTAGAGCAATGTTATAAGCAGCAAGAGTATCGGAGTCTTGTTGACAATGCTGTGAGCTCATGGAAGTCTACTTGA